Proteins from one Cicer arietinum cultivar CDC Frontier isolate Library 1 chromosome 3, Cicar.CDCFrontier_v2.0, whole genome shotgun sequence genomic window:
- the LOC101512187 gene encoding L-type lectin-domain containing receptor kinase IX.1-like, producing the protein MDSNKGTIWVGLGVGVVVASSFLILGWFCILMWKRAKMKKEDSTFDLKMDDEFQKGIGPKRFCYNKLASATDNFEESQKIGQGGFGGVYKGYLKDIDSNVAIKRISRESKQGIKEYATEVKLISQLRHRNLVQLIGWCHRKKDLLLIYEFMQNGSLDSHLYRRKSVLAWHMRYNIAMDLASALLYLHEEWEQCVLHRDIKSSNIMLDTNFNAKVGDFGLARLVDHEKGSQTTVIAGTMGYLAPEYFTTGKATKESDIYSFGIVSLELVSGRKPVDLNAKEDQMAIYDWVWELYRLGRFVEVVDTKLRGVFDEMKMERLVVVGLWCANPNYSLRPSVRQLIQVLKFEAALPILPLQKMNDSSYYAPTKMNTVFGPVSSSSAVYSYPICV; encoded by the coding sequence ATGGATAGCAACAAAGGTACTATATGGGTTGGTCTAGGAGTTGGTGTAGTTGTTGCATCAAGTTTCCTTATTTTAGGATGGTTTTGTATTTTAATGTGGAAAAGggctaaaatgaaaaaagaagatTCAACTTTTGACCTAAAAATGGATGATGAATTCCAAAAGGGAATAGGACCAAAAAGGTTTTGTTATAATAAATTGGCGAGTGCAACAGATAACTTTGAAGAATCACAAAAGATTGGGCAAGGTGGTTTTGGTGGTGTTTATAAAGGCTATTTAAAAGACATAGATTCAAATGTTGCTATAAAGAGAATATCAAGAGAATCCAAACAAGGAATAAAGGAATATGCAACTGAAGTGAAACTCATTAGTCAACTAAGGCATAGAAATTTAGTACAACTAATTGGTTGGTGTCATAGAAAAAAAGACTTACTCCTTATATATGAATTCATGCAAAATGGTAGCTTAGATTCACACTTATATCGCAGAAAAAGCGTATTAGCATGGCATATGAGGTACAACATTGCAATGGATTTAGCTtcagcgttgttgtatcttcaCGAAGAATGGGAACAATGCGTGCTACATAGAGACATTAAATCAAGCAACATTATGTTGGACACAAATTTCAATGCTAAAGTCGGCGATTTCGGGTTGGCAAGACTAGTTGATCATGAAAAAGGCTCACAAACAACAGTTATAGCTGGTACAATGGGATATTTAGCACCTGAATATTTCACAACAGGTAAAGCTACAAAGGAATCTGATATATATAGTTTTGGAATTGTTTCATTGGAGTTAGTTAGCGGAAGAAAACCAGTTGATCTTAATGCAAAGGAAGACCAAATGGCTATATATGATTGGGTTTGGGAACTTTATAGATTAGGAAGGtttgttgaagttgttgatACAAAACTTAGGGGTGTGTTTGATGAGATGAAAATGGAACGTTTAGTTGTTGTTGGTCTTTGGTGTGCTAATCCTAATTATTCATTAAGGCCAAGTGTTAGACAACTGATTCAAGTGCTTAAATTTGAAGCTGCTTTACCAATTCTACCCCTGCAAAAGATGAATGATTCAAGTTATTATGCTCCTACAAAAATGAACACAGTTTTTGGTccagtttcttcttcctctgcagTTTATTCATACCCGATCTGTGTCTAG
- the LOC101501045 gene encoding uncharacterized protein isoform X2 — translation MVYSTCSMNPIENEAVVAEVSYCRSAIDSSLFKQWLHNLQTENGILANGRMTLKEVLIQQGKIIPCAHCRMGTIGKLLHQKQHGNANVNVKKKDLAPVENARVQ, via the exons ATGGTTTATTCAACATGCTCAATGAATCCTATTGAGAATGAAGCTGTGGTTGCAGAG gTTTCCTATTGCAGGAGTGCTATTGATTCCTCTTTATTCAAGCAGTGGTTGCATAACTTGCAAACTGAGAATGGAATTCTAGCCAATGGTAGGATGACTTTGAAAGAAGTTCTAATTCAG CAAGGAAAGATCATACCTTGTGCTCATTGTAGAATGGGAACCATTGGAAAATTGTTACATCAAAAGCAACATGGGAATGCAAACGTGAATGTTAAGAAGAAAGATTTGGCGCCTGTTGAAAATGCGCGCGTGCAGTAA
- the LOC101501045 gene encoding uncharacterized protein isoform X1, with translation MVYSTCSMNPIENEAVVAEVSYCRSAIDSSLFKQWLHNLQTENGILANGRMTLKEVLIQAHSTQPPPLKPTNIKACKNAECLSSVPSRRFCLIIQLPNEGIRKKRRDLKRKQINK, from the exons ATGGTTTATTCAACATGCTCAATGAATCCTATTGAGAATGAAGCTGTGGTTGCAGAG gTTTCCTATTGCAGGAGTGCTATTGATTCCTCTTTATTCAAGCAGTGGTTGCATAACTTGCAAACTGAGAATGGAATTCTAGCCAATGGTAGGATGACTTTGAAAGAAGTTCTAATTCAG GCTCACTCAACTCAACCACCCCCATTGAAGCCCACAAACATCAAAGCCTGCAAGAACGCGGAATGTCTTTCTTCAGTGCCTTCCCGCCGATTCTGTTTAATCATTCAGTTGCCAAACGAAGGAATACGTAAGAAAAGAAGGGACTTGAAAAGGAAACAAATCAATAAGTAA
- the LOC101501045 gene encoding uncharacterized protein isoform X5 — MVYSTCSMNPIENEAVVAEWLHNLQTENGILANGRMTLKEVLIQQGKIIPCAHCRMGTIGKLLHQKQHGNANVNVKKKDLAPVENARVQ, encoded by the exons ATGGTTTATTCAACATGCTCAATGAATCCTATTGAGAATGAAGCTGTGGTTGCAGAG TGGTTGCATAACTTGCAAACTGAGAATGGAATTCTAGCCAATGGTAGGATGACTTTGAAAGAAGTTCTAATTCAG CAAGGAAAGATCATACCTTGTGCTCATTGTAGAATGGGAACCATTGGAAAATTGTTACATCAAAAGCAACATGGGAATGCAAACGTGAATGTTAAGAAGAAAGATTTGGCGCCTGTTGAAAATGCGCGCGTGCAGTAA
- the LOC101501045 gene encoding uncharacterized protein isoform X3, producing MVYSTCSMNPIENEAVVAEWLHNLQTENGILANGRMTLKEVLIQAHSTQPPPLKPTNIKACKNAECLSSVPSRRFCLIIQLPNEGIRKKRRDLKRKQINK from the exons ATGGTTTATTCAACATGCTCAATGAATCCTATTGAGAATGAAGCTGTGGTTGCAGAG TGGTTGCATAACTTGCAAACTGAGAATGGAATTCTAGCCAATGGTAGGATGACTTTGAAAGAAGTTCTAATTCAG GCTCACTCAACTCAACCACCCCCATTGAAGCCCACAAACATCAAAGCCTGCAAGAACGCGGAATGTCTTTCTTCAGTGCCTTCCCGCCGATTCTGTTTAATCATTCAGTTGCCAAACGAAGGAATACGTAAGAAAAGAAGGGACTTGAAAAGGAAACAAATCAATAAGTAA
- the LOC101501045 gene encoding uncharacterized protein isoform X4 — MKLWLQRSAIDSSLFKQWLHNLQTENGILANGRMTLKEVLIQAHSTQPPPLKPTNIKACKNAECLSSVPSRRFCLIIQLPNEGIRKKRRDLKRKQINK, encoded by the exons ATGAAGCTGTGGTTGCAGAG GAGTGCTATTGATTCCTCTTTATTCAAGCAGTGGTTGCATAACTTGCAAACTGAGAATGGAATTCTAGCCAATGGTAGGATGACTTTGAAAGAAGTTCTAATTCAG GCTCACTCAACTCAACCACCCCCATTGAAGCCCACAAACATCAAAGCCTGCAAGAACGCGGAATGTCTTTCTTCAGTGCCTTCCCGCCGATTCTGTTTAATCATTCAGTTGCCAAACGAAGGAATACGTAAGAAAAGAAGGGACTTGAAAAGGAAACAAATCAATAAGTAA
- the LOC101501045 gene encoding uncharacterized protein isoform X6 yields the protein MKLWLQRSAIDSSLFKQWLHNLQTENGILANGRMTLKEVLIQQGKIIPCAHCRMGTIGKLLHQKQHGNANVNVKKKDLAPVENARVQ from the exons ATGAAGCTGTGGTTGCAGAG GAGTGCTATTGATTCCTCTTTATTCAAGCAGTGGTTGCATAACTTGCAAACTGAGAATGGAATTCTAGCCAATGGTAGGATGACTTTGAAAGAAGTTCTAATTCAG CAAGGAAAGATCATACCTTGTGCTCATTGTAGAATGGGAACCATTGGAAAATTGTTACATCAAAAGCAACATGGGAATGCAAACGTGAATGTTAAGAAGAAAGATTTGGCGCCTGTTGAAAATGCGCGCGTGCAGTAA
- the LOC140919586 gene encoding uncharacterized protein yields MPRKDTQADQPLGRHILWKEARVNKEGVVDNENVKKVVELCETIEQSSETQEGNKDTCRDILGKVFNVPEYSGRVRGKGFGVTPKSFFPQEKRQKPSNEEVLEKLRILSEQVALLVNTNKDKQLPVQLQPEIQMESETGSCNVGLKSIPEFRYSN; encoded by the exons agaaaagacacccaagccgatcaacccttgggtcgtcatatcttatggaaggaagcgcgtgttaacaaagaaggagtggttgataatgaaaatgtcaagaaagttgtagaactttgt gaaactattgaacaaagttctgaaactcaagagggcaacaaggatacgtgcagggacattcttgggaaagtgtttaatgtccctgagtattccggtcgagtgagggggaaaggatttggcgtaactcccaaaagcttttttcctcaagagaagcgccaaaaaccttccaacgaggaagtattagagaagctcagaatcttatcggagcaagtggcactcttggtgaatacgaataaagacaagcaacttccggttcagctccaacctgaaatacaaatggagagtgaaaccgggagttgcaacgtcggtttgaagagtattcccgag TTCAGGTATTCTAACTGA